Below is a window of Gossypium hirsutum isolate 1008001.06 chromosome A12, Gossypium_hirsutum_v2.1, whole genome shotgun sequence DNA.
GATTTTTTCTTTTACCTTTCTCCCCCAAAAATTCCCAATCTCCAATATCAATACAAATGGCACCAATGCccaagctctttttttttttttcagttttcaaGCCACAGTGATCCAACTATATCATTTTGTAAACCCTcagacaaaacaaaaagaaaagaaaatgaaccaTTGGTAATGGAGGCATAATAATCCCTTCAACTATGAACACCTTAATTAATTACATGTTTTTCAAGgctgtaaaaatatatatacacttagaTCAAGGAGGGACAACATGAATCCCTTCATCGAAAAACTTGCTTCTCATGAACCATGTGAAAGCTGAACATATGGGTAGTTCTTCAAGCTCATCGAAGAAATCATTTTCTTCTGATTTTGGTATGGGAGATGCTGCTGCTACTTTCATATGAGAACAACAAGAGACTGGCTCTTCATCCAACAATAACCCCACTGTGCTTCTCTCTAGATTCCCACTGAAAGGATCTTCTTTGTTTTGGGGAAAGCTTAATGGGGATTGTAGGTAATGAAAATATTCTTCATCTTTATCAGGTAGGTGTTCTTGCTTAGTGGTTGGGGCCTGATCATCAttatcaccatcatcatcatcatcactacTTTGGGGTTCTTTAGTTGGTGACTGTGATAAGGTTTTGGTGTTGTGCAGATGAGAGCTTGGATGGTTATGACTAGAGGTGTAAGTAATGATGAGCATTGAAGCATCTGTTTTGCATCTTTCTACTTGCTTTTTAGCTGAACAACCTTTCGATGTGCTGCACTTGTAATACCCCCTGCATGATCAAAACATGAACTCAACAACCATGAACCAAAAaatgtagaaaaaaaaataattacctTGGATAAGGAGACCCTTTGATAGGCTTTTGACCATATTTCCTCCATGACCATGAATCATAAGGAGGTCCGTCATTCTTTAACTTTCCACCATTTTCTCCTATCTTTACAGTCACAACAGTCCTTTCAACCACTTTCCTGGTAATAAAAACATGACCAAAGTTAAATGCATGCTGCCTGCTATGAACCAATTCAGTATTTATATAAAATAGAAACCTTCTTTTGGATGCCTGGGTTTCATTTTGTTTTGGAGAGATAGAACCGTCCATTGCAACTTTCTGTTTGATGCTGCAATGGCCAAAAAGAGATTAAAAAGAGACAGTGAAAGCTATTTGGTggtgatataatgattaatgaacTTAGAGggcaaaataaaaaccaaaaagaTTGAAATGAAGAGCTCCAATCAAACTGTGATGgagaaaaaagaacaaaagggACTTTGGGTTTTTTGGCAATatgacaaacaaacaaaaaaaaaaaatcctcctCCAACTTGGGTTCTCTTCTACCTTTCTTGTCACTCACCATCAACCCTCGAACCCCCacctttgtaataaaataaactaCCTTATATCCACACATACTGCTGCACCATATAAATATATGTGTGTAGATATTTCAAGGACAACAATATTGCCGGCCCCATCCTCCACTTCATTGGCTTCAGCATGGTTTGGCTCCTGTTCCCATAAACGCAAtcaatctccacttggcacgtGTACATTTCCAATAATGAAGCTTGCCCTTTCATAAATTTATTAGGACAAGTttagttgattttatttttaaattttgttattaatttttttaccatgcgaaaattttgtatataatgtgatttcaatttattatttttacataatgCTTATAAAAGAAAGATGCACGGAATCGATGTTAGGGATAAAAAAGTACATGGAttagaaataattaaattgaactataacaactaaatttataacttataaataatatatatattacaaatgattaaattgaactaCAATGATTAAATCTACAATTTACTCATAGTATAAAgattaatagcaaaatttgactTAAAGGACTTAATGGCAATTAACTGGGTTACGACTAGAGATGTTTATAGGTTAGGTCAAGTTTATGCATGATATTAATATCATACGTACATAGTTGCCTAAGCTTGAACATAAAAAATATGGGtctcaaattttacttaaatccgCCCATATTTGTAAACAGTTATGCTAATCCCTCTTAGGCCCATTCAtagtactttttttaaaaatattattgattttatttagtatctagtaatatatatattttaacacccCTTACCGGTACCCGAGGccaggataggatacgaggcattaccgaacacatacacagtcattcatgcaaaaactaggctataaaatttttctttaaaataactttattcatacatacacaatttgtccctaatatgggcctgcgaggcccaaaacaaccatcgaaagtgattcgggactaaatcgaagacTTTAGAAAAGCTTGAGAAATTTTCCCTAATACagaaccacacacccatgtgaaacaggggaaacacCCGTGTGCTCTTGACACACATATGTCCTccagccgtgtaactctttgactatgacATCAGTATCAATTTAGGGTCGCACGACCgcatcacatgcccatgtggctagaccgtgtggtcaattaaaattaaatgaatttttcataaaaaggtgcagacttcacatgacCAAGatacatgcccatgtcttagcccgtgtgtttactactaggcatactgacttgcaaaaattagggtgcaggggacagaCGACCATTCAACACACCcgtggggtagaccgtgtgtcacacacggtctagacacgtgcccatgtgtctacccgtgtggaccatttaaaggctattttctaagccaattgtcaccctcaatcattcatacattcaaacatatttcatagcatgcaacatgacatatttagacactcaaatattcaacaccatggcactctcacatctttataatgtcatcctattgcacattcattttgttacaccatttagaagcattccccaccaatttcatgcattattaaacttgttaccataacttCAAATTATGCATTCATGACTATAGTCATTTTAAGCCATTAAGTCATCTTTTACCTTTTAGCATTTAATCCATACTTtatcatacattcaccaagcaataacaatcacatcatcaaggcactaacacatgcatgcatgggtaattagattacaacctaatgatcaaatataagccatatcacatggccattacaaaatgaatcatcaacatcataggccttcacaatttggccaaatagcaggACACAtgtcacaaaataaccaagtcccctatacatgccatactcaaaataacaatttcactatacctaataatcttttgatagtgtgatcgaatactccgacagcttctgatccccgagctagcttggcggaactacaaaggatggaaagaaaATGGGGTAAACATTAAtacttagtaagtccacatgcaaataatatgcaatggcAGTAAGCAATCAACATGCAAAGACATAgtaacatatacataaagattattcatcatttaaacCTTTTGATATACTTTCTCATCACAAAGTATTCTTTACCAAGGCATTATTCATAggtttagcgtacatacctgtactcatcgtagtatatcatataaccatacctctttaacatgccctcctcgggactttcatcacatcatttacattacttgttgagcacttggaatactattggataagcgaaaaacttgcacataagtgccacatatacatacgtagccaaagctacctaataacatgtaacgctcgcaatggagctactcatgggcttgctcataaaagctatcggtcaaagtgtagctacacgggctgctcacacaagctgtcaggtatccaaccaactcaaggattacctagccaccggtaggacacacaagaccattgcccggaacccaattacatgtatcgcatccataatgaactcggaccaactcaacgagctcggatgcctcatacatatcacgaacccagaccaactcaacgagttcggatttCTAAATTCCTAATGATGTGTtacttgtatcctagactattcctaaggttcaaacgggattttcctcacttgcacaACTCATACTTTGTTGTACTTGTTCGTGATGTTGTATGTACCGGCCAATTATCATTTATGCTTTTATAACAACCAATAAGTATATAACTCATAATAGGaagaaaacatttatcacataatatcaaaacattaaaaacatgctacaacaccacattatttgcatatgcacttacctcggtacaaaatgatggtaatcgagcctaattgtcgtatactttattctttcctagATCAAGACCCGGttcatgtttttcttgatctataatgccaaatttaacttatttattaatcacattattcaaatcaatccataattcatgctttggtaaaattacctttttacctctaactttttacttatttacgatttagtccctaggctcgtaaaatgaaatgcatgcattttctttgttacccaagcctagccgaacatataccatgctcatatcagcccacattttcctttatttcacattattactacccacttttacacttttacaaacaagtcccctttttaggtgttttcactaaaaatcacctagtaaaagatgtttatcatgcatcaaacattcatattcctccattaatcatcaaaatacatgtatgttacacatgggtcaaatttcatacatgaaccttagctcaaaatataggtagaaatgggtagatcatgcttcaaagacttaaaaaatacaaagaacattaaaatggggctagggagcacttacaatcaagcttggaaatgttgaacaaaaccctagctatggctattggGAAATTCAGCTAGcacatggagaagatggacacatttttgctttgattttccctttttattctcttaattaccaaatgaccaaaatgcccttagggtctttctttcaaaattttcctatgcatatccatttttgtccaaaattataaaaattggtcaaattgctaattaggagcctctaattcataatctaaagcaatttcatgcttaaagcttctagaatgaaagttttgcattttattcaatttggtccctaaaattcaattagacattttatgcatagaatttcttcatgaaactttcacataagcatgcattcatatcatagacctcataaaaaatcataaaataattatttctatctcagatttgtgatcccgaaactattattccgactaggccctaattcaaaatgtcacatatatacactatagCATTATGAggttacaaaaaaagaaaatgaatagttATGTTTACATTACAGTTTTTTTGACATGACACTCTTTAATTGAAACATTAATTTACAATTTGGGTAAGTTATTTTTTTTACtctttgccttttatttttttaaagttatttcatttcttttgtttaaaatttttctttaaaaatttttatatgttaaatataaagttgattttaaatgaattatCTCTTTATTTCAAGattttacttaattgaattaatttttaatgttataaaattaaaaataatgactgttaaattgttaaacttaaaatataatttttttaacaaattaaatttatatcttTCTAATATAATAAGAGTTATTTCATTGattaaattagagaaaaataaatataaaattacaaaaataaatattaacaattttaacattaaaataaatttatttaacaatatatataaaataaataatctgtaagaaattattgataatattatttaaattataatatatgaatattaaaatCAATCACGAggaatttttctattattttgatattaaatattttttaaattaaataaaattaatataacttgttttaatttagttaaatatttttaaaatatttttcaattacattaatttttcaatttattaatgattttttgaagaaactcattaaaaatttgaaacaaaaattaatattataaaaatgaaaaaagctAGTGGAGTTTTTAAACTCTATAAAGAGGTCAATAGATTGACAAGTCACATGTCAATTTTTAAGGCTACTTGagtaattaaagtaaataaattgtCAACGTATCAAATATTAATCCTATAAAAGTATTATAAATCTAATACTTACAATTGACCATGAATCGCACGAGAATATAAACTAGACGTTatgtatatttcttttattaaatttctaaacataaataacttaacatattttttaatatttatgttttattttgatatatttaatttaacatgatataaattacataatatatcaagaaaagaaaaatatcataTTACAAATTTGTAAATAGGTTGAGCTTGAGTTGTGTACATTGAAACCTAAGTTCAACTCGTATATTTAATAAAcctaatttttttactcaaatctATTTTAAGCTTATTATTTTTGTctaaatctttttaaattttatatgagtAGTTCGTTTATTATACCAAAAAAAGGTATTTTTGGTGGATTAACTTTGAAATTCTTCGGTATAATATTTTGCCAGTGGCCTGCATCGAACTGGGTTCATGTCTTATTTTCAGACTGTATTGCTGTTCAGCATATGTACATTATGTTAGAGATTTGATTATCCCCAGAAATGTAATTTATGGGTCTAATTGATTTATATAATGACTTTTAGattttaataatcataaaaaaaataatcaccAAAATTAATACTCGTGCTGTCATTTTGTGTCTCTCTCGTACTTATCAACTATCTCCTTGTCATGTAGTTTCATTCCTTTTGTTTAATTCATAAATGCTTTATGGGAGTAATCTGCTTTGATCCCACAatttaaacattaattttggATGGCTGCTTTCGTTTGCTATGTGGAAATAATCACCAAATATTATATCCTATCGTCCTTTGTGCCATTTGTATTAACCACAATATTTTTACATGccatttaagtatttaattggctttctttttttcttttttttttgcgtgAGCGGCCGGACATGTTGCCCACATCGAAATATCAGTCTCACCATCGCAATCCAAcccaattttatttttcctttacgtTACTATGATATGATGTGCAGATACaaagttagaaaatattttttaaagttgaaattaaattgtaatttttataataatataaatgtaattttattattttattagtttatatatttataatttttaaagaattaaattaaatttttatttttaagagagttaaaatataatttatatttattaattttaaattttaaaacgtCTAAATGGAAGGGGACGAACCCTCTACCAGCCCCTAGTTACACCGCTATTTGTAGATTAAAGAAAgggttaattttattaaaaagtcATCAACTATTGTCTAAGTTTTAAATTGATTCCAAACTataatattatatcaatcaagtttttttttgttaatttaactgttaatttaggcattaaatataaaagtttagaTTTAATATGGAgcatatttgaaatttaaattatagACATGTATATAGTTGTTGTATGAATAACTTAAATTTGAcgtgaaatataaaattaagaatTATGCAATGGAAGacggataaaattaaaaaattgggagttaaagctaaaattttgtattgaaattatataaattaaaattttaacttttgatgaggcaaaaaaaaagtaatttttctatttaacaGATAAACTAAAAGGAATTAAATTGCATGAGAGAGACTAAAATTGCAATTGTATCATTTTAATCGGGGGCTAAGGCTCCAACCTCTAGGTACATCGCTGTCTGacatgttaaaaaatatattaggtacaaaatttatacataataatatatttggCTGCTAATGTTTATCTATTTCAATACATTGATCTTAATTCTTTTTGTATTACTTTGcttctcaatttttaaattttaattaaattgttttttgtTAAATAGATAAATTGAttgaactgttaaaattttaactatagtAACACGACAATTTTCAAAGTAATTCACGTCAGTGCCAATACAACtttaaacaattcatatatcttttgtccattaaaaaaaacaatttaatttgaAAGTTGAGAATTAAAgtgataaagaaaaaaaataaagccgaaatgaaaaaataaataaacttatcattatACCTAAAATCTAAATGAATAAacgttaaatttataattatacctaaaatttaaaaaagccTTCCGTACTTAATGTGcacacaatttaatcctaatgtATTAAATATGCTCTACCTCATAGGTTATATTTTTGACAATATCAATAGAAGTATCTACTTAATACGAtagtgatattttaaaattctttgaattaatttaaaatttgaattgcaATTCAAGGATGTATAAAGCAATTAACTTGATTAGTAggtatataaaaaaatctttttgGAGTTGATATTTATTATGATTATCATTACATAGATACTCTTGTGGAAGTAAAATTTGATGCAAAGTTTCAAAAGTTCTAAAATGGATAATGGATTATTCCCTTTCAGTAGTCCATTCGACTTCAATGGAATCCAAGGAAATTACAATCTTCCTGATTTCGAGAAAGATGGTACTGTAATAAAAGGAAAACATGACCCTCTGTTTGGATTCCAAGAAATTGGAGATGATCCAGACAATGATCCTGTTTTTCCTAATTATGGTCTTTATCCAAACGTAACAAAGATGTCTGAAAATCAAGAACAACAACAGGGACGAGCAGCAACCAAGTCAGCTTTTTCCGATGAATACAGTTTCAGCTCTGTTTTCTCGGGAAACATGGTGTTCCAAGAATTTTCGAGGCCGGAAAACATGAAACCCATTAAGGACAGCAATATGCAGTCTTCGTGTCGGTCGTCGTCTCTGGAACTGCTAACCAATTATGGAAATGGTTTCAAGAAATTGAGATTCAGCAAATATGTTGGGAGTGACGGCGGGGATGGAACGGATGAACGTGGTGGCAGCCAGAAGAAACTTTCAGCGGAGGAGATCATGAGGGTGACCGGAGCGAGGTACATACAGCTTTCGGACATGAGGTACGATGATTTCTCCATGATTATGCATCCGTTCGGTCATGCTCTTTCGGGTTTGTCCGATGACGAGAAGAAAGACGTCGAGCTCGTGCACTTACTCCTAACCGCAGCGGAGAAAGTTGGTTACGAACAATTCGAACGTGCTAGCCGGTTGCTTTCGCGTTGCGAATGGATTGCGTCGGAACGAGCCAGTCCGGTCCAACGGATCGTATATTATTTTGCCGAAGGTCTTCGAGAAAGGATTGATACAGGAATGGGGAGGATCATAGCGAAGGAACCGGAGATGATATTTAAGACTGGTATTGAAAACGGGTTGAATACGAACCTTATATCGGTTAGAATTCATGAGTATGTACCGTTTTTTCAAGTAACGCAATTCATGGGAATACAAGCCATTCTAGAGAACGTGGCATCTGCTAGTAAGATCCATATAATTGATCTTGAACTTCGGAGTGGAGTTCAATGGACCGGCCTAATGCAAGCTCTGGCGGAACGTGAAATTCGCCACGTCGAGATTCTCAAGATAACGGCCGTGGGATTTGTCGGCAACGAGAAGATAGCGGAGACCGGAAAGAGGTTGGAAAGTGTTGCTGCATCGTTTAAGTTACCCTTTTCGTTCATTGCGGTTTACGTCGAAGACATGGAAGACATCAAGGAAGAGTTATTCAAAATCGGAAACAACGAATCGTTGGCTGTTTTCTGTCCGTTGGTGCTTAGAACAATGATTTCAATTCCTACATGCTTGGAAAATCTGATGCGGGTGATGAAAAATTTGAACCCTACTATAGTAATTGTCATCGAAATCGAAGCAAACCACAACTCTCCGTCGTTCGTGAACCGATTCATCGAAGCGTTATTCTTTTACAGCACATTTTTTGACTGCCTTGACACTTGCTTGGAACATGAAGGTGAATTGAGAGCCGAGGTCGAGTCCGTGCTTTGCAATGGGATTTGGAACATTGTGGCGACGGAAGGCAAAGAGAGGGTCGTTAGAAGTGTGAAGTTGGAAGTGTGGTCGGCATTCTTCGCGAGGTTTAGAATGACCGAATTGGGGTTTAGCGAGTCTTCCTTATACCAAGGTAGTTTGGTGATCAAACAGTTTCCGAGTGCCGTTAGTTATTGCACGCTTGACAAGTGCGGAAAGAGTGTGATCGTTGGATGGAAGGGAACTCCGGTTCAATCGGTTTCGGCCTGGAAGTTTTCGAGAGATAGAGGGAGGGTATTCGGAAACTATAGATTCTGAAATCCGAAATTGTTAGTAGTTTATTACATTGTAGGTTCATTGAGTTCAAATGTTAAACAATAAACTCTTAGTTTTCCATGTTTTCTTGCATGTTTATGTCTATTGGTTGGTGCAATCAGCAGGTTACCTATAATGG
It encodes the following:
- the LOC107940562 gene encoding DELLA protein RGL1; protein product: MQSFKSSKMDNGLFPFSSPFDFNGIQGNYNLPDFEKDGTVIKGKHDPLFGFQEIGDDPDNDPVFPNYGLYPNVTKMSENQEQQQGRAATKSAFSDEYSFSSVFSGNMVFQEFSRPENMKPIKDSNMQSSCRSSSLELLTNYGNGFKKLRFSKYVGSDGGDGTDERGGSQKKLSAEEIMRVTGARYIQLSDMRYDDFSMIMHPFGHALSGLSDDEKKDVELVHLLLTAAEKVGYEQFERASRLLSRCEWIASERASPVQRIVYYFAEGLRERIDTGMGRIIAKEPEMIFKTGIENGLNTNLISVRIHEYVPFFQVTQFMGIQAILENVASASKIHIIDLELRSGVQWTGLMQALAEREIRHVEILKITAVGFVGNEKIAETGKRLESVAASFKLPFSFIAVYVEDMEDIKEELFKIGNNESLAVFCPLVLRTMISIPTCLENLMRVMKNLNPTIVIVIEIEANHNSPSFVNRFIEALFFYSTFFDCLDTCLEHEGELRAEVESVLCNGIWNIVATEGKERVVRSVKLEVWSAFFARFRMTELGFSESSLYQGSLVIKQFPSAVSYCTLDKCGKSVIVGWKGTPVQSVSAWKFSRDRGRVFGNYRF
- the LOC107946000 gene encoding probable WRKY transcription factor 65; translation: MDGSISPKQNETQASKRRKVVERTVVTVKIGENGGKLKNDGPPYDSWSWRKYGQKPIKGSPYPRGYYKCSTSKGCSAKKQVERCKTDASMLIITYTSSHNHPSSHLHNTKTLSQSPTKEPQSSDDDDDGDNDDQAPTTKQEHLPDKDEEYFHYLQSPLSFPQNKEDPFSGNLERSTVGLLLDEEPVSCCSHMKVAAASPIPKSEENDFFDELEELPICSAFTWFMRSKFFDEGIHVVPP